A single genomic interval of Armigeres subalbatus isolate Guangzhou_Male chromosome 1, GZ_Asu_2, whole genome shotgun sequence harbors:
- the LOC134202906 gene encoding GIGYF family protein Gyf, producing the protein MGDTIHFGPAWLRKVAAFDSNAMSSIGGPPHSVNNNNIGSSNSSSTSNNQINSNNNNNSSSSGSAGGGGGGSYSATLTAVNAATTAAALAAAVTTTTRYALAEFRYGREEMLALFDVKAVKTPEILVSFKNLYVDKVQCPLALTPCTDDDVVPEPDTRRIWQTRSTSLGVPGRGARGGSVDRGRGRGRGIYLGYQRSTSFYDDESRSVGRGERPWLERNGTGGPLGGSGGTGGGEVDWNNTSSSPRKEFGVRPRTTNMESWRRARPDDEPSATDWRSGNLNTSGGSSGLSGTGMRDKWSRSTSWRDEDSGTNDLGRTGISSLHPSTSSERIIPSSGAYKPRLSALSGGTGDLSTSGGTGPMSALRRNWDTEDQLPEWATENPSDYGGSFDASGAFHDSDNDVDGRLDDDGNKENYVNRKEGSSGSSRRSASSKEGSASKEPTPNHLMEKTELAEEPQKASVNEEQKVLEQKEAAESNKPMEDSSSGKGMSSTKESVSPHPSSVDTPKITQEVAAEIETHKTAANSNSSTVEVSTEASESPSRGRETQSRDVPKKSASSSSVDRMQEVADDMVAQLIMDDEYTGAGDTDPSPVSRSLDKSPVLGAQIPMNILLTKEPVAMQQLFGSSSSSSGNRNILLSMDRLHGVGAQMPPIHQTGTDIWYYRDPQGKVQGPFPASEMTEWYRAGYFDDSLSVRRSCDEIYTTLGQLVALCGGAIPFLNSMSIPPIKSSSINSKQQHQQPQPQPPQAPTSSFQQQKPASTLQHLQQQAPPLETDLTAQLQFTKKLHMLRQQSLIMQKLSSADGWTLLSQEQQNAIIAQHMAQLQLNDSMLISPSLPTPTSSSNPPNPASIFGGVVPPQDSLVNLKQAQQQQQHQVQQVQAQQQQPQPGQHPVLEQLQKTSSLSNAFQKMHDFGQPQPARQMLGNLNVDPTAGHDHLGQLIHNINFNHQPPVQNLPLGSNMLLKHNLIGNLTPQQQQQQQQQQQSQPSQQSQAPKPNIENDPIQSLLMQLSMHKQQQQQQQQQPPQPSKTPVELMSPWLQTQTMPPQQPQQPALRSLSSGWGDLPPTSASFGSLLQQTASQPQHLGGHPLVNASSANEPQAPSVVSLFKHHQQTEKQNQEKLVSEPHQQQQQHLQQQQQQQLQHQQQMQQQHQQQQSQHHNHQLHQQQQQQPQATNHQQQQQHFERTHQKQQHQQVENSVTQQQQQILQQQQQQQQQQQQQQQYAQKPSKDDRKEQELHAQQQVQQQLQQRHFQPPAKQEKQQSKPAQQKAVNNVDVEEPPVHQQQQQQQQPQQQQAVKFPQQKGNKKQQQSNQQHKHHVDDDQGEFINMKKEMEEKKRQKELKKQQQEELKRKQVEEKKKQEEVDAQKKAKLLEVQRREAIKIQEQQQPRPVTKVAPWSASVAETVNSGPSLDEIQKAERERRAALVRHEQSLREQQHQQEILELQSHLDSKLKWNAQNLIPQNVKSLAEIQAEEAAAADRAREKNAAALTAASIAASAAKAAKKEEILGTAVWQSQGSVLTWNTTKLWTNSGDEQNSLSSGGFWEEPNPSNKNGRQKQNHQQAAQQQQAQSQKQMLSKSKTMGSISTASSSNAVAAAKQQQQKNQMQQQQHKNASKGAPGAGKNSGGSSGAGGDRRERSQGADHTNEFTGWCTRALTSLNSNVDIPTFVGFLQDIESPFEVKDYIRLYLGETKECAEFAKQFLERRSKYKNQMRQKNAHIDDMCKPAPAINPSSNDFQEIKNKNKKVKKNKMTKLDNRCLGFSVTAAPDRLNVGDRDYGDNA; encoded by the exons ATGGGTGACACTATCCACTTTGGACCTGCGTGGTTGCGCAAAGTTGCTGCATTCGATAGTAACGCGATGAGCAGCATTGGTGGACCTCCCCACAGTGTTAACAACAACAATATAGGTAGTAGCAACAGCTCCAGCACCAGCAATAATCAGATCAACagtaacaacaataacaacagcAGTAGCTCCGGTTCAGCTGGGGGCGGTGGCGGTGGCAGCTATTCGGCGACTCTTACGGCTGTCAatgcagcaacaacagcagcagcacttgccgcagcagTCACCACGACTACCCGTTACGCACTGGCCGAGTTCCGGTATGGGCGGGAGGAAATGTTGGCACTATTCGACGTGAAAGCGGTCAAAACGCCAGAGATACTGGTCAgcttcaaaaatttgtatgtTGACAAGGTGCAGTGTCCCCTGGCGTTGACCCCTTGCACCGACGATGATGTGGTACCGGAACCAGATACCAGG CGTATATGGCAGACAAGGAGTACTTCATTGGGCGTGCCAGGACGTGGCGCTCGTGGTGGTTCTGTTGATCGGGGAAGGGGTCGTGGTAGAGGCATCTATCTCGGCTACCAGCGGTCAACCTCTTTCTACGACGACGAATCCAGGAGCGTGGGAAGA GGTGAACGACCATGGCTGGAACGCAACGGTACCGGAGGTCCCCTCGGTGGCAGCGGAGGAACCGGCGGTGGCGAAGTGGATTGGAACAATACTTCGTCATCGCCCCGGAAGGAGTTCGGGGTACGGCCACGGACGACCAACATGGAAAGTTGGCGCCGGGCTCGCCCGGATGACGAACCTAGCGCAACGGACTGGCGCAGTGGTAATCTGAACACCAGTGGTGGCAGCAGTGGTTTGTCCGGCACGGGCATGCGGGATAAGTGGTCTCGTTCTACCAGCTGGCGTGATGAGGATAGTGGAACCAACGATTTAGGTCGAACTGGAATAAGCAGCCTTCATCCATCAACTAGTAGCGAACGGATTATTCCGAGCTCGGGAGCGTACAAGCCTCGGTTATCGGCGCTGAGTGGAGGCACTGGGGATTTGAGCACCAGCGGTGGAACTGGTCCTATGAGTGCATTACGACGTAACTGGGATACGGAAGATCAACTTCCTGAATGGGCAACGGAGAATCCTTCAGACTATGGAGGAAGCTTCGATGCCAGTGGGGCGTTCCATGATTCCGATAACGACGTCGATGGTCGACTAGACGACGACGGAAACAAGGAAAACTATGTGAACAGAAAGGAAGGCTCTTCGGGAAGTTCCAGGAGAAGTGCATCGTCGAAGGAAGGTAGTGCCAGCAAAGAACCAACCCCGAATCATTTGATGGAAAAAACTGAATTGGCGGAAGAACCCCAGAAAGCCAGTGTGAATGAGGAGCAAAAGGTGCTGGAACAAAAAGAGGCAGCTGAATCTAATAAACCGATGGAGGACAGCTCAAGTGGAAAAGGCATGTCGTCTACTAAAGAGTCTGTTAGTCCCCATCCTTCATCGGTGGACACTCCAAAGATAACACAAGAAGTGGCGGCTGAAATCGAGACCCATAAAACGGCCGCCAATAGCAATAGTAGTACTGTTGAAGTAAGTACAGAAGCTAGCGAGAGTCCAAGTAGAGGTCGTGAAACGCAGTCTAGAGATGTGCCGAAGAAATCTGCTTCCAGTTCAAGTGTTGACCGGATGCAAGAGGTGGCCGATGATATGGTTGCTCAGTTAATTATGGACGATGAGTACACGGGCGCAGGAGATACGGACCCCAGTCCGGTATCCAGGTCGTTGGACAAATCGCCTGTTCTTGGTGCTCAAATTCCAATGAACATACTACTGACTAAGGAGCCTGTAGCCATGCAACAGTTATTCGGAAGTAGTAGTTCAAGTAGTGGCAATCGTAACATACTGCTTTCCATGGATCGGTTGCATGGCGTAGGTGCTCAGATGCCTCCAATCCATCAAACCGGGACGGATATTTGGTACTACAGGGATCCGCAAGGAAAAGTTCAAGGTCCTTTTCCAGCATCAGAGATGACCGAATGGTACAGGGCCGGTTATTTTGATGACTCGCTCTCTGTGCGTCGTTCATGCGATGAAATTTACACGACCCTCGGACAACTTGTAGCTCTCTGTGGCGGTGCCATTCCATTTTTGAACTCAATGAGTATACCACCGATTAAGAGTAGTAGTATTAACTCAAAACAACAGCATCAGCAGCCCCAGCCTCAGCCACCCCAAGCTCCCACTAGCTCATTCCAACAACAGAAACCTGCCTCCACGTTACAGCATCTGCAGCAACAAGCTCCACCTCTCGAGACGGATCTGACGGCTCAGCTGCAGTTCACTAAAAAGCTCCATATGTTGCGTCAACAGAGCCTGATAATGCAAAAGCTGAGTTCGGCCGATGGCTGGACTTTGCTCTCTCAGGAACAGCAGAATGCAATTATTGCCCAGCATATGGCTCAACTGCAGCTGAACGACAGTATGTTGATATCTCCCTCGCTTCCGACGCCTACCAGCTCATCGAATCCGCCGAATCCGGCAAGTATTTTCGGGGGTGTCGTCCCACCGCAGGATTCGCTAGTCAATCTCAAACAGgcgcagcagcaacagcagcatcaAGTACAGCAGGTTCAAGCACAGCAACAACAGCCGCAACCTGGGCAGCATCCGGTGTTGGAGCAGCTGCAGAAAACGAGTAGTCTCAGTAATGCGTTCCAAAAAATGCACGACTTCGGACAGCCACAGCCTGCGCGACAAATGCTGG ggaATTTAAACGTAGATCCCACTGCCGGTCATGATCATTTGGGGCAACTGATTCACAACATTAACTTTAATCATCAACCTCCAGTACAAAACCTTCCACTTGGCTCCAATATGTTGTTGAAGCATAACCTCATAGGTAACCTGACAccgcagcagcaacaacaacagcagcagcaacaacagtcGCAGCCATCCCAACAATCCCAAGCACCAAAACCGAATATAGAAAACGATCCAATTCAATCACTGCTCATGCAACTATCGATGCataaacaacagcagcagcaacaacaacaacagccgcCACAGCCATCTAAAACACCAGTGGAATTGATGTCTCCGTGGTTACAAACGCAAACAATGCCACCACAGCAACCCCAGCAACCAGCGTTACGCTCGTTGAGTAGCGGTTGGGGAGATCTCCCCCCTACGAGTGCTTCTTTTGGTTCGCTTTTGCAGCAAACTGCTTCGCAACCGCAGCATTTAGGGGGTCATCCGCTGGTGAATGCAAGCTCTGCTAACGAACCTCAGGCTCCATCAGTTGTTTCGTTGTTCAAACATCATCAACAAACTGAAAAGCAGAATCAAGAGAAACTGGTTTCCGAACCACAccaacagcaacagcaacatttgcaacagcaacagcagcagcagttacAACACCAACAACAAATGCAACAGCagcatcaacaacaacaaagtCAGCATCATAATCATCAGCTGCatcagcaacagcagcaacaaccGCAAGCAACAAATCatcagcagcaacaacagcacTTTGAACGTACTCATCAAAAGCAACAGCATCAGCAAGTTGAAAATTCTGTTacacaacaacagcagcagattttgcaacaacaacaacaacaacagcaacaacagcagcagcagcaacaatatGCCCAGAAGCCATCGAAGGATGATAGGAAAGAGCAAGAGCTCCACGCTCAGCAGCAAGTCCAACAACAGCTGCAGCAACGGCATTTCCAACCACCTGCCAAACAAGAAAAGCAACAATCAAAGCCTGCTCAACAGAAGGCAGTTAATAATGTTGATGTCGAAGAACCACCAgttcaccaacaacaacaacaacaacaacagccacAACAGCAACAAGCTGTAAAGTTTCCCCAACAGAAGGGTAACAAGAAACAACAGCAGTCCAACCAACAGCATAAGCACCATGTTGATGATGATCAGGGTGAATTCATCAACATGAAGAAAGAGATGGAGGAGAAAAAACGCCAGAAAGAGTTGAAAAAGCAACAACAGGAGGAACTTAAACGCAAGCAGGTCGAggaaaagaagaagcaagaagaggTGGACGCCCAAAAGAAGGCCAAGCTTCTCGAGGTTCAACGGCGCGAAGCGATTAAGATTCAAGAGCAACAGCAACCACGTCCGGTTACGAAGGTAGCTCCGTGGTCCGCTTCGGTTGCCGAAACGGTCAACAGCGGGCCAAGCCTGGACGAAATTCAAAAAGCCGAACGCGAACGGCGTGCCGCTTTGGTCCGCCATGAACAGTCTCTCCGCGAACAACAACATCAGCAAGAGATTCTCGAGCTCCAGTCCCATCTAGATAGCAAGCTCAAGTGGAATGCCCAAAACTTGATACCACAAAATGTGAAATCCCTGGCGGAAATTCAAGCTGAGGAAGCCGCAGCTGCGGATCGCGCTCGAGAAAAGAATGCCGCTGCGCTAACTGCGGCTTCGATTGCTGCATCCGCTGCGAAGGCTgccaaaaaggaagaaatactCGGAACGGCCGTTTGGCAGAGCCAAGGCAGCGTTCTGACCTGGAACACAACTAAACTGTGGACCAATTCCGGTGACGAACAGAACAGTCTCAGCTCTGGTGGTTTCTGGGAAGAACCGAACCCTTCGAACAAAAACGGTCGTCAGAAGCAGAACCACCAGCAAGCTGCCCAACAGCAGCAAGCCCAAAGTCAGAAGCAAATGCTGAGCAAGAGCAAGACTATGGGCAGTATCTCGACTGCTTCGTCATCGAATGCCGTAGCTGCAGCCaagcaacagcagcagaagAATCAAATGCAACAGCAACAGCATAAGAATGCTTCCAAGGGCGCCCCCGGTGCGGGTAAGAACTCGGGAGGATCTTCCGGTGCAGGTGGTGATCGCCGAGAGCGTAGTCAGGGTGCCGATCACACCAACGAGTTCACTGGGTGGTGTACCCGCGCATTGACCTCGCTTAACAGCAATGTTGATA TTCCCACGTTCGTTGGTTT
- the LOC134202903 gene encoding organic cation transporter protein-like, giving the protein MGYDEVLTHLGGFGRYQKKIYVLLCLPAISCAFHKLAGVFLLATPDYRCKLPFEASNATYELPPELMSMTYPMDSYSKKYSTCTYFDANFTEEYLQGGTPATEVTSCSQWIYDRTKFESSTVTEWDLVCDRNFLRASADSLFMVGVMLGSIVFGWLSDKYGRKPIFFASLVTQVIFGVLAGIAPEFFTYTIARILVGATTSGVFLVAYVIAMEMVGPKDRLYAGVVCMMFFSVGYMLTAAFAYYIHDWRSLQIALTLPGILFMTYWWLIPESSRWLISNNRPSEAITLIKKVAKSNKVTVPEDVLDKLVEEDKAALETDKNEPKPSLMDVFKHPNLRRKALLIFFDWFVNSGTYYGLSWNTNNLGGNPLLNFVISGFVEIPAYTFLLLTLNRWGRRTILCGCMIFAGVMLLSTMLVPNNMQWLIIVLAMLGKLAITSSYGTVYVFSAEQFPTVIRNVALGAASTSARVGGILAPYFNLLGDYWTPLPLLIFGAMSFAGGLLSLLLPETHNQKLPETIADGENFGKVKVIPGEEGRRGDVENKTAEEMQVLNAAHLNGDATHAVENTNEKRANGTEE; this is encoded by the coding sequence ATGGGATACGACGAGGTGCTAACGCATCTGGGTGGCTTCGGCCGATATCAGAAGAAAATCTACGTCTTGCTGTGTCTGCCGGCAATCAGCTGTGCATTCCACAAACTAGCGGGAGTGTTCTTGCTGGCAACGCCGGATTATCGCTGCAAATTGCCGTTTGAGGCCAGCAATGCAACGTACGAACTTCCGCCGGAACTGATGTCGATGACTTACCCGATGGATTCGTACTCGAAAAAATACTCCACGTGTACCTATTTCGATGCGAATTTTACGGAGGAATATTTGCAAGGAGGGACACCGGCAACGGAAGTGACCAGCTGTAGCCAGTGGATCTACGATCGGACAAAGTTCGAAAGCAGTACCGTCACCGAATGGGACTTGGTGTGTGACCGGAATTTTCTACGAGCATCGGCCGACTCACTTTTTATGGTTGGTGTCATGTTGGGCAGTATTGTGTTCGGGTGGCTGTCAGATAAATATGGTCGCAAGCCTATTTTCTTCGCATCGTTGGTGACCCAAGTGATATTCGGAGTACTGGCTGGAATTGCGCCGGAATTCTTTACGTATACCATAGCGAGGATATTGGTTGGAGCAACGACTTCCGGAGTGTTTCTAGTGGCGTATGTAATCGCAATGGAAATGGTGGGACCAAAAGATCGATTGTACGCCGGAGTTGTCTGCATGATGTTCTTCTCGGTGGGGTACATGCTGACGGCGGCATTTGCTTACTACATTCACGATTGGCGCTCACTGCAGATTGCGTTGACACTGCCTGGAATCCTGTTTATGACCTATTGGTGGCTGATTCCGGAGTCTTCGCGGTGGCTAATCTCCAACAACCGCCCATCGGAAGCCATCACTCTTATCAAGAAAGTCGCCAAATCGAACAAAGTTACCGTCCCAGAAGATGTATTGGACAAACTGGTGGAAGAAGACAAAGCCGCTTTGGAGACCGACAAGAATGAACCAAAGCCCTCGCTGATGGATGTCTTCAAGCATCCAAATCTGCGCCGTAAAGCATTATTGATTTTCTTTGATTGGTTTGTCAACAGCGGCACGTATTATGGCTTATCCTGGAACACCAACAATCTCGGTGGTAATCCATTGCTCAATTTTGTTATCAGCGGCTTTGTGGAAATCCCTGCTTACACTTTCCTTCTGCTTACCTTGAACCGCTGGGGTCGTCGGACTATCCTGTGCGGATGCATGATCTTCGCCGGTGTGATGCTGCTTTCTACGATGCTGGTACCGAACAATATGCAATGGCTAATAATCGTGCTCGCCATGCTGGGAAAATTAGCCATCACTTCCAGCTACGGTACGGTGTACGTCTTTTCCGCTGAACAGTTCCCCACCGTCATCCGAAATGTGGCGCTCGGGGCTGCATCGACTTCCGCTCGTGTCGGAGGTATCCTGGCGCCGTACTTCAACCTTTTGGGTGACTACTGGACCCCGCTGCCGTTGCTAATTTTCGGTGCCATGTCATTTGCCGGAGGACTTCTGTCGTTGCTTCTGCCGGAAACGCACAATCAAAAGCTACCGGAGACGATTGCCGATGGGGAAAACTTCGGCAAGGTGAAAGTGATACCAGGGGAGGAAGGTCGCCGGGGGGACGTGGAGAACAAGACTGCCGAGGAGATGCAAGTGCTGAATGCTGCCCACCTGAATGGGGACGCAACTCACGCCGTGGAGAATACTAATGAGAAACGGGCGAATGGCACTGAGGAGTAG